The nucleotide window ACTGGCTTCCTGAAATTTTCCTTCCTGACGCAGCACCTTTCCCAGACCAACAAGCTGCGTCACCTTCTCTTTCGAAGCCCAGGGGGGAACCAGATTGAGGGCCTTGTGAAACAGACTGGATGCAACCCCAAAATCCTGTTGCTGTCGCTTTCTTTCGCCATCCATGGCCGAAAGATTGGAGAGCAGAAAATTGAATACGTCGGTCGTGTTTTGACGCTCGGAAGTGGAATAGGCCGCTTCAATTTGTTTCAGGAGCTGTTCAGCCAGATCCAGTTTGTTGTCACGGATGGCATCCAGGACCCGTTTGACTCGATTGACACCTTCACGATCCCGGGGCGGTAAACGAACCAGGCGTTGCAGGAGTTGCACCCGGCCTTTGAGTTGGCTCTCTTCCACCGATTCCGGGGCAGAGACTCGCAGACCGTGTTCCCTGTCTGAATCCGTAGCCGCATATCCAAAGAAACCCCGGGTAAGGATGACACCGAAAGACAGGATCGCAACCAGAAACCACCGACTGTTTTGCATCCTGGTTCCCATTGTTCATGTTGATTATTGTTGCTTGTCACCTGCTTCGAATCCAGGTAACCGACCATCGAATCAATCTTGTTTCCAGGGCATGATGGGGACTGTGGAAATACTGTTTTTTGGTGAACCGTCAATCAATTTGTCACTGTAGGTCAAATAGACGAGAACGTTGCGCTTTTTATCAAAAAAGCGGACAACATTCAACTTTTTGAAGAGCAGGGAGGTACTTTTGGCAAACACTTCCTCGCCTTCGCGAATATCGTCCTTTTTAAAGTTGATTGGACCGATCTGGCGACAGGCAATGGAGGCTTCGGAAAGATCTTCGGCCAATCCAAGTCCTCCCTTGACACCACCTTTCTTGGAACGGCTCAAGTGACAGGTGACGCCGGAAATTTTAGGATCATCGAAGGCCTCAATAACGATTTTGTCATCCGGTCCCAAAAATTTGAAAGAGGTATCGACACTGCCGATCTCTTCACCGCTTGAGTAACCTGGATACAAAAGAGAGAGTGCCAGCAATAAACCTGTCCTGGCCTTGTTCATATTGCATTCCTCCGTGATGGTTTGTCTGTTGCAGGAACAATGGGAACGGCAGGCGCAATGCCTGGTACATGCCGCTGATCGTACCCCGATTGTTGATCCGTTTCTGGAAAACAATCAACGGTCCGCAAGAATGGTACAAATGATACTGCGTTGATCGCGAGGTCCGTCAAACTCGCAGAAGAAAATGTTTTGCCAGGTGGAGAGGCCCAGACGACCATCAATGATGGGGATGGATTCGGACGGACCGACCAGGCCTGATTTGAGATGGGCATCACCATTGCCATCCTGATTGTCATGCATCCAAACCCCTCTGGGTATCAACCTGGCCAGGAGGTTGATGGCATCTCTTTGCACACTTTCGTCCCAGTTTTCCTGGATCATGATACCAGCCGTGGCACCCTGGGCAAACAGTGCAACCAGACCGGTCCGCACGCCACTGCTGCGGACCGCCGATTCGATATGTCCTGTGATATCGATCAACTCTTCCCGGTTGCGGGTGCGTATATTGATGATGGTTTGCATTCCCCAATCTCCCCATGCGCATAGTGTCGATGAATGGCATCCTCAAATTTCCCGACAGAACAGCCACTTTATATCCCATCATATCATATTCAGCATAGGTTCATATACGGTATCTTTATGGCACAGGGCATTTTCCGTCATTTTTCTGCAATGGGAAAAAAGTGCTTACCAAAGGCGTCAAAATTTTCCGTGTCAGTCAGATTATTGGGGGCATTGACAAGTGGATTTTGGGATGGTTACCCCTGCGCTGGCCAGAAACCGCATCTATTTTGTGTTTGGCACACGGATTGCGTGCAAGATAGTCAAGCCAGAACGCAGGATGCGTTATAGAATTCAAACAACAGGTGATTCACAAGGGAATTGAATCATCAGAATCACACCAAGGGAATGGAAGGAGAAAACACATGAGCATCTCCACCATCGCCAACTATTGGAACGGCCGCTCTCAAAAGCCCGTCAACAAGCAAAACAAAGAGCGCCATGACGACTTTTTCACCAAAGCCACGACACGGGGTATCAAAGAGGAAGCTCCTTCCCGGACGCAGGAGTCTCCCCCGCCCCATAAACGGATGTCGGATGCCTATCGGGTGACAATTTCGCCGGCGGCACTTGCCAAGATGGATCTGGCCGCCCTGGCCTGATGTACATTTCTGGGAATACGGCGATTGACGAACTACAAAAATTTGTTGTTGCGGTGCGGGTCATGGCTGAAGAAGGCAATTCCCTGGCGCAACACAATCTGGGTGCTCTCTATCTGGATGGCAAGGGGGTCGAGCAGAATCATGAGGAGGCTGCCAAATGGTTTCTGCTGGCCGCCCGGCAGGGGAATCATCTCTCCCAGCATAATCTGGGTATGATGTTATTGCGTGGCTTGGGGATTCCGTATGACCCCGACGAAGCGTATTCCTGGTTTGCCAAGGCTGCAAAACAGGGGAA belongs to Magnetococcales bacterium and includes:
- a CDS encoding CreA family protein produces the protein MNKARTGLLLALSLLYPGYSSGEEIGSVDTSFKFLGPDDKIVIEAFDDPKISGVTCHLSRSKKGGVKGGLGLAEDLSEASIACRQIGPINFKKDDIREGEEVFAKSTSLLFKKLNVVRFFDKKRNVLVYLTYSDKLIDGSPKNSISTVPIMPWKQD
- a CDS encoding YjbQ family protein, producing the protein MQTIINIRTRNREELIDITGHIESAVRSSGVRTGLVALFAQGATAGIMIQENWDESVQRDAINLLARLIPRGVWMHDNQDGNGDAHLKSGLVGPSESIPIIDGRLGLSTWQNIFFCEFDGPRDQRSIICTILADR
- a CDS encoding sel1 repeat family protein, with the protein product MAEEGNSLAQHNLGALYLDGKGVEQNHEEAAKWFLLAARQGNHLSQHNLGMMLLRGLGIPYDPDEAYSWFAKAAKQGNPRSMFSLGGMLLEGLGVQRDLVQAYLWFCLAVDFSPPEARHESETVRDYVATLLSPEQIDEIHFQAGRWRLEHDV